From the genome of Brassica oleracea var. oleracea cultivar TO1000 chromosome C4, BOL, whole genome shotgun sequence:
TGTAGTTGTGATGTGTGAGCAAAAAAATATTCAATTATTTCATCTAACCAAACCAAGGAACGAGGATTGTGTCACAGCCTCATAAAAAATCTGTGGTCTCTATTTTGCTAAAACATACACGGATACACCCAACGCTTAAAAAGTGATTTGCCTAAGATAATATTTCAAAATAGTAACTTGTTTTCTTCTTATGACACGTCCAGCTATTAGTTGGATTGTTAACAATCAATCATAATTAATTTACGCCAGTTTAGTATTAAAATTAATGGAGAAGAAAAAAATCAACAAACTGACTGAAACCCACTTTGTTATAATGTTCTAGTGGTATTAAATTATATTTCCATGATTGTGATATTTCATATAAACATTCAATGCTCATATAAAACATCTCTACCTATAATCTATTTGTGTGAGTGTTTATAGACCCCAAAATATTGATAATTCAAGGTTAAAGCATATAGTTAGCACCCTGGAACAAAAGAACTTTTGAGGAATAAATTCACGGCTATAAACACAGTTAGAAAAGTAAGATAGTAAAGACAAAACTATGACAAACCTGATGCGACTTAGTGATGGTGACCAAAGGAACGATCCAGTTTAGAGTCAAGTCTCAGTTTGCATTGCATAGACACGTATAGATAAGATTTGTCCATATACCAAAATTATTTTTCTATTTGTAATATTAATAAATAGAAAATTAAAGCGGGGTCCGCACTCTATGCCATTACCATGACATCATGCACTTGATAAACAGTTAAACACACATAAAACCCCAACACAACTTCTCAAGACTCTCTACGTTTCCTTCATTGTCTTCTTCTCTCTTCCCCTTTAAAAGAAACCATCCCATTATCTACAGAGATTAGTGAAATCTCTAATCCTCTCATAACTAAACAAAACTTTCCAATTATAATTCTCTTTGTTATTAATGGCCGAGGAATTCGATGAATCTGAGGTTTTATTCTCCCAAGATTTCAGCTTCAAGAGAGACGACGGGAATGAAAACCACATGTTCGGTGTAAAAGAGATGAAGAAGACGAGCCGGATCATCAATAGGACGGAGTTATCGAGATCGCTTCCGGTGAATGTTCCCGAGAACATGTTTCGGAGGAGGTACGTCGGGAAAGAGGAGGATGAGTACTCCGGCGGTGGAGGAGAGATCGTTCCGCCGCATGTTATCGTCGGACGGAGGATCCAAGGAGGAGAAATGGCGTTTTCGGTTTGCACAGGTACTGGAAGAACTCTCAAGGGAAGAGATCTGAGCCGGGTTCGGAACTCGGTTCTCAAGTTAACCGGTTTTTTGGAGGCTTGAATTAAACCTATTACTAGTACTACTACCCGGTTTTGCCATTTGATTTATCTTCCTATTATTCTTACAATTTACGGAAAAATTTACCAGTTTTGTTTTATAAATTTAAAGTAAAGCTGGGAAAAATGTGAAACAATTGAAAGAAAAATATGTTTTCAGGTTCTTTTAATTTTTTATTTTCCTCAATTATAAGAGAAGACATCATCAGAGAAATTCGTTTTAATTGTGAGAAGAAAAGAAAGAAAAATAATAATTGTTATACGTTAAAAT
Proteins encoded in this window:
- the LOC106340108 gene encoding uncharacterized protein LOC106340108, whose protein sequence is MAEEFDESEVLFSQDFSFKRDDGNENHMFGVKEMKKTSRIINRTELSRSLPVNVPENMFRRRYVGKEEDEYSGGGGEIVPPHVIVGRRIQGGEMAFSVCTGTGRTLKGRDLSRVRNSVLKLTGFLEA